gttgctgccggaggtgaggtcacgcggtcagaggtcggtgaggtcggtGTGTGAGGTCAgaggtcggtgtgtgtgtgtgtgtgtgtgtgtgtgtgtgtgtgtgtgtgtgtgtgcgtcaatcacgaagaaattaacacgtggTTCCTTGAGGAGTTTCATGTTAACATATCATCGGATCcttcatatctatatatatcttcatatatatatatatatatatatatatatatatatatatatatatatatatatatgtcgtacctagtagccagaacgcacttctcagcctactatgcaaggcccgatttgcctaataggccaagttttcatgaattaattgtttttcgactacctaacctacctaacctaacctaacctaactttttcgggtacctaacctaacctaacctataaagataggttaggttaggttaggtcgggttggttaggttcggtcatatatctaagttaattttaactccaataaaaaaaaattgacctcatacataatgaaatgggtagctttatcatttcataagcaaaaaattagagaaaatatattaattcaggaaaacttggcttattaggcaaatcgggccttgtatagtaggccgagaagtgcgttctggctattaggtacgacatatatatatatatatatatatatatatatatatatatatatatatatatatatatatgactgaaaactcacaccctagaagtgactcgaacccatactcccaggagcaactcaactggtaactacaggacgccttaatccgcttgaccatcacgaccggacataaggaagtgatagccgaagctatttgaaccacttccccgccggcactcagatggtaatcttgggcatagcattttatcaaatcacctcattctttggggcacacgtgaggaacacaaatgcgaacaagcctgaatggtccccaggactatatgcgactgaaaactcatttgtgttcctcacgtgtgccccaaagaatgaggtgatttgataaaatgctatgcccaagattaccatccgagtgccggcggggaagtggttcaaatagcttcggctatcacttccttatgtccggtcgtgatggtcaagcggattaaggcgtcctgtagttaccagttgcgttgctcctggcagtatgggttcgagtcacttctggggtgtgagttttcagtcgcatatagtcctggggaccattcaggcttgttcgcatatatatatatatatatatatatatatatatatatatatatatatatatatatatatatatatatatatatcacctctcTTCCCCTATCCTTCCctctcccaatccccccactctctctccacctttctcctCCTTTTCTTCCATCTCCTTCAACATGTCCCTTCTCATCTCTCTATTTCTCCCCCCTTCCTCCACTCCCATTCCTCTATGATATCTTTATTTCTAAGAAAGTTCAATATTACTTAATAAATCCACGTATACCGAATGCCTGATTTTAGACTTCAAAATTTCGTAGGGGGTCCCTATAAGAGCCGATAATTCTTAAAGAATGGCACTGAGGCCGACCCAGACTGCCCCATGACACTCCCATGCCCCAATATCATCTAAGAAAGATGGGTGAGGCCAGCCTCTAGCCTCTGGCCTCCGGCTTTGGACAAActcacaaacagacagacagacatttacATTTAAAGATGTAGCCAGATGTGTGATGCCACTATGACGTCATAACTGTCATGATAGTGCAGGATTTAAATCCCGCGCTACTGAAGGAACGCcacgggcccgggttcgattcccgagcgAAACAGACAAGTGTGAATAAATATGAGAAACTAATTGTTTGTTGCTCTATATACTAGGATATATGCTCTATATCCTGGGCAGGGCGAGACAGCTAGGCGCGTCTCCTTGCacccgttgcctctgttcacctagcagtaattaggaacttggttgttagtcgactgttgtgggtcgcTTTCTGAGGAATGGTCAAATACCGTTCATATTCGAGAGAACTTCAAATTTCCCACAAAACATGGAACCTAGACAGAAGTACTAAAGTACAGACGCAACAGAAGGCCCTAGAGGCAAAGTAACTACCACAACTAATTCTTCCTTCCACTTTCCCAATTAGTGGCCACTGTTCGCTCCGGTGCTCCCTGCGTGCAAATTAgccttatttttttttgtttttgagatatatacaagagttgttacatggttgtagagccactagtacgcgtagcgtttcgggcaggtccctggaatacgatccccgccgcgaagaatcgttgttacaaccaagtacacattttactgttgagttaaacagaggctacagttaaggaattgcgcccagtaaatcctccccggccaggatacgaacccatgacaaagcgctcgcggaacgccaggcgagtgtcttaccactacaccacggaaactgGTTCTCTAAACGAGCATGAGAAGAATAGCGAGTTAGTTGAACTCATTCAGGAAAAACGCTGCCGATTTGGCCCTAATCGGAGGACGTGATTGGTTTATGAGATTTTTGAACTAGAATGTGTGAGTGGGCTGGTGGCGCTCACCGCTGTTGCTATTTTTAAACGTTTAATTGTTGACTACTTTTGGAGAGAACTATTGGATGATCTCCGGTGCTTGCTTAACTGTTTTGTTTGATCTGAGACGCCATACAAGAGTGTGtagttatgtgtgtgtatgtactcacctagttgtgcttgcgggggttgagctctggctctttggtcccgcctctcaactgtcaatcaactggtgtacaggttcctgagcctactgggctctatcatatctacacttgaaactgtgtatggagtcagcctccaccacatcactgcctaatgcattccatctgttaactactttgacactgaaaaagttctttctaacgtccctgtggctcatttgggtactaagtttccacctgtgtccccttgttcgcgtacaatgggagccggccggccgagcggacagcacgctggtcacgtgatcctgtggtcccgggttcgatcccgggcaccggcgagaaacgatgggcagagtttctttcaccctatgcccctgttgcctagcagtaaataggtacctgggagttagtcagttgtcacggtcgaggtcgaggaccgggccgcggggacactaaagccccgaaatcaacaagATAACCTAAAGAAGAGATAACCACCCGtgataaacagtttatctttatctaccttgtcagttcatctgagaattttgtaggtagtgatcatgtctccccttactcttctgtcttccagagtcgtaaggtgcatttctcgcattcTTTCCTCGTaatttatgcctcttagttctgggactagcctagtggcattcctctgaactttttccagcttcgtcttgtgcttgacaaggtacgggctccatgctggggccgcatactccaggattggtcttacatatgtggtgtacaagattctgaatgattccttacacaggttcctggacgctgttctgatgttagccagcctcgcatatgccgcagacgttattctctttatgtgggcttcaggagacaggtttggtgtgatatcaactcctagatctttctctctgtccgtttcatgaagtacttcatctcctattttgtatcctgtgtctggcctcctgtttccactgcctagtttcattaccttgcatttactcggttgaactttagtagccacttGTTGGACCTTTCActaagtctgtctaggtcatcttgtaaccttctaacctatcttcctctgttttagtcctcctcataatttttgtatcagcaaacattgagaggaacgattctataccctctgggagatcatttacatagaaacagtataggtccaaggactgaaccctgcgggactccactggtgacgtctcgccaatctgagacctcacccgtcacagtgactcgctgtgttctgttgcttaggtaatccctcatccaatggagtacttttcctttcactccagcctgcttcTCCAGCATTTTCAATAGTCTTTTGTGTGGTTCAGTATCAAAGgcattctggcaatccaaaaatatgcagtctggccacccctctctttcttgcctggtcgtagaattcaattaatcctgtggggcaggacttaccatccctgactccatgttgatgctgtgttacaaagatccttcgctccagatgttccattgcctttcttcgcacaatcttctccatcagcttgcatggtatgcaggttagggacactggcctgtagttcagtgcttcctgtctatcccatttcttgtatatcgggactacattagccgtcttccaaatttttggcaattcccctattaccagtgatttgttatacactatggagagtggcaggcacagtgtttctactccttcctttagtatccatggggagattccatctgggcctatagcctttgtcacatccaactctagcaagagcttccttacatccccgctggtaatctcaaactcttctagtggttcctggttatctattctctctcttatctctagaacttctccttgctctaatgtgaagacctcctggaatttcttattcagttcctcacacacttccttgtcatttgtagtgaatccttccgcccctatccttaatctcataacctgttcctttactgttgtttttctcctgatgtggctatgcagcaatttaggttgagtctttgccttgcttgcgatgtcattttcgtattgtctttctgcctctcttctcatcctgacatattcattcctggcattctggtatctttctctgctctccagtgtcctgttattcctatagtttctccatgcccttttactttgctgcttagctagcctacatctctgattaaaccatgggtttctcatcttcatttcactgttttccttttggaccgggacaaacttgtttgctgcgtccttgcatttttgcgtgatgtagtccattatGTTCGATCCCATTGCATAACCTCAGTATTTCATCAACAACGAAGGTTTTTAGACACAGTAATTACTTCCTGTTAGAGACTGACCACATCTTGGATGCAATATAATGCATTATTTTGATTATTCTTAAAACGACGGTATTCACGCCAAACGATTTGGTCTGACGTAACAATACGCACAGTTAGACCTtgctaacaaaaaaaaaaatcccacgtTTTGCACTATTAATTTTATTAtcagaagaaaaaaaaattaagctaaaCTAAACGTTAACATTTGTAGGCCTATTATAgtgcatatatgtactatattaggccttaaatagaacatatatgtactatattaacagtctatttaacagtctccgtggtgtagtggtaaggcactcgcctggcgttccgcgagcgctttgtcatgggttcgtatcctggccggggaggatttactggatgcaaatccttaactgtagccactgtttaacgcaacagtaaattgtgtacttggttgtaacaacgattcttcgcggcggggatcgtattccagggacctgcccgaagcgctacgcgtactagtggctctacaaccatgtaacaactcttgtatatatctcaaaaaaaaaaaaaaatatatattaggcCTTAAATACAGTGTACAAGGCATTGAACAGATCAGGTATGGTTCTGTAGTTACGCTGCAGATTTTCTTTGTTAGGTTGCCATTGAGGCTAATTCAGTAACTCAAGACGTAACCTAAAGGGGTCCAAGAGTatatgttaattttttttttttttgagatatatagaagagttgttacatggttgtagagccactagtacgcgtagcgttctgggcaggtccctggaatacgatccccgccgcgaagaatccttgttacaaccaagtacacattttactgttgagttaaacagaggctacagttaaggatttgcgcccagtcaatcctccccggccaggatacgaacccatgacatagcgctcgcggaacgccaggcgagcgtcttaccactacaccacggagactggtaactaTAGTTATAGTTATAACAGTTATAAGTTATAACTGTTACACAATTATAGCTGTGAGGAAATAGTCTTTAAGTACTCTACCGTCTTCAGAGCAGCTGACAAGCAAATTACGATACAGTGTTGTCTTCTATTCCgtgtttatcatcttttcctgCGGACTAACCTGTTCTTCACTATTTTCCTTCGTTAATATATTTTACACTTTTGCTTCGTTATATTTCGGAGTTTACATTTTCGTTCCTTTGATGTTCTATATATTTAACAATGAACACTTTCCTTAAGATATTTAATATATTGTGCTTTTCGTATTAATTATTCAGTTTGCTATTATATTCTGATTTAATCTGAGTTAAACAGGTTAAGTGTGAAATTTGTAGCCGTAGATGAATAGTCAAATCATCTTTAGACATATTAACATACACGAAGGGCAGGTGGGCAATTTAGACATATTAACATACACGAAGGGCAGGTGGGCAATTTAGACATATTAACATACACGAAGGGCAGGTGGGCAATTTAGCCATATTAACATACACGAAGGGCAGGTGGGCAATTTAGACATATTAACATACACGAAGGGCAGGTGGGCAATTCAACTCATAAATGGGCAATAAAAGAGTATTTCTAACAAttaatttttaataatataaatCGAGAAATGGCTAAAGCCTAAACTTCATTGAGAAGGATTCGTTAGTAACTAAATCATTAATTGTGTTTCTTTACAATGTTATGCTTTTGTTCCTGTTCAACTTCCTTGTTTATGTCCACTCCACAACTCCTCCCAACAATtagaaggcactacgggctcaccatagcccgtgctacttggaactgcttgttccaagtagcgaatctttaacaacaacttctCAACACCCCTGAAGGTATGAGCCTGACGGTATGTGGTACTGGGCTTCTTTACAGGCGTGATggcgtggtgggtggcggtggtatcaGTGGTGGCGGGGTTGTGCGGGCTGCCGGTGGCTGCCGAGAACATAAACGATACCATCAACGACCTGTTCTGGCCTCTGACGGATGTCCAAGAAGGCAGATTTTTCAGCTATGATAAAGTGACGCCTTTCAACGCCAGTATATCCTTCActatccccctcttctccttcacACTGCCTGGAGCGAATGACTTTACAGCATCTGGCCTCAGTACTCAGTCCTTCGCGTATCTGACTTTCATATCACTCTTCTTGCTTGGTGCCTTTGGAGTGGCTGTTTACACCGCAACCCATAAAGCCTGGCTGCCTGGGGGTAGGGAGGACTCAGAGGCAAAGTACTTACAGGATTCCTTTCTGACCAATCGCGTCGTAGAGTCAGTCCTGGAACTGCCCAAGGTGGTGGATACGAGAAGCTGTGCCAGTCTGGCTATCTGTGGGGCCTACGCTGATCGACACACATACGGCTACCTAGCCTGGCCCATCAGATTCCTCTCGCAGTAAGTAACACTGCACGTTTTTAATCACTCATTATCTTATAGACTGATGATACTGATTCATATATTTGTGTTCTGTTGCTGACTTATGTTGGAAAGTGGGAGATGAAAGAAGGAACTTGCTCCCACAACAATAATTACTTCTATAGTCCAAGTGAATGAAAGGTTATTATCCACGACATTGTGGTTAGTGATGAATATGACTGATGTGGATCACCTGACACCTTCATGCCCATGTGGCGCCTCACGGAAGGACTAGAGGTGTAGTTGGGTATCAGTTTGGTGTCTCTGAGACCCTTCCTCACAGTGGGTCCTCGTGGCTCAGGTGGTAGGGCTGAACGCTGCTGCTTTTTGTGCTTCGAGGTTCGAGGCTCTGATGGCCCGTGTGAGTGAAATACATATTAGAGATCTGACATGTGATCTGAATACATATCAGAGAGCTGGCGTGATTATGAGGGAAACCGTCAGGACTCCATGAACAACCACAACCCAGCCACAGCAgttgtgtatacatatacatgtggCCCACATGTATGCAGGTGGTCCACAGCTGAGTCACCTACCAGCCCACTATTCCACTGCTAACTACGCACTACATCCTGGCGTAGTTCACAcacaactctgtaattactactcAACAGTTACAATAACCTACACAACGAGAGTGTAAGCATTACACAGTAGCAGCAGATAGTGCTCCAAGCAACTGACTGTGTGATCCAAATATTAGAGTGTTTCTTCCAGTCGTTATAGACTGCATACTCTAGGCACTAGACTGTGTGCTTCATATATTAGACCGGGCCATCTTGATGGAACAAAAAATATATTCCAGGCACACATATAATTGCACAACAATATTTAGTTTTCGTCCACGAAACAAAAACAAATCAGGTCTGAAAGATAGCAACAATAACAGACGTATACTTCAAGATTTCACGACGTAAAGATATCTGACTCTTCCGTCTTCCTCAGGTTCACGTCCGGTACAGCTGAGGAGACGGAGACGGAGTTCCAGAAGGCGGCAAAGTACGGGGAGGAGGATGGCCAAGACTGCCTGTACGAGTTCCCATGTCTCGTCCAACCCCTTGACCTCCTCCTCTTCATGCATGACTACTGGCTCGGTAGCGAGTAGAGGGCAGCGAGTAGAGGGCAGCGAGTAGAGGAGAGCGAGTAGAGGGTAGCGAGTAGAGGGCAGCGAGTAGAGGAGAGCGAGTAGAGGGCAGCGAGTAGAGGGCAGCGAGTAGAGGGCAGCGAGTAGAGGGCAGCGTCTCCCGAGGCGGGCCTTGGGAGCTGCAACACGACAAGGCTTGAAGGAGAGGTCACTTCTGAAAGCTTAGCATGGCGAAAATCGTCAATGGATTTTCTGGGCATTTTTTTCATAAAATTAGTCGAGCGGGCATTTGAGTAGTTTGCTGATGAAACAAGGAAATGCTTGTCTTGGCTCCTGTCACTACAAGAAACTTACAAATGGCATTATTATCAAGGTTTCCTTCTCTAGTTTGGAGACTACGAAGGGTTATCGTGCACCTGGTTATCGTCGCTGCAATACGCGACCCGTTCTTATGGCATAAATATATCAGTGATAAACATTAAGTCTCACAGTAATCAGAGAGTTTACGTTATTTAGTCGAGGGGGGACTGTGTTACTCATCATTGACTTAGATGAATCATGGATGAGTGGGACACAAAGTACAGACATGATATATTCATCACAAACACTTCTGGTGACAATTATTGACCTTATTACAGGAAAATGGCATCAATGACCttaacaacatggttttacacatCAAAACTACCCTAAAAACGCATTAAATAAATTACCAATGATAATTAATCTTTCAAAAGTGATAATCTTAGGTAGGCCTAGTTCACTGATATTCTTGGGTAGGTCTAGTTCACTGATAATCTTGGGTAGGTCTAGTTCACTGATATTCTTGGGTAGGTCTAGTTCACTGATAATCTTGGGTAGGCCTAGTTCACTGATATTCTTGGGTAGGTCTAGTTCACTGATAATCTTGGGTAGGTCTAGTTCACTGATAATCTTGGGTAGGCCTAGTTCACTGATATTCTTGGGTAGGTCTAGTTCACTGATAATCTTGGGTAGGTCTAGTTCACTGATAATCTTGGGTAGGCCTAGTTCACTGATATTCTTGGGTAGGCCTAGTTCACTGATATTCTTGGGTAGGTCTAGTTCACTGATAATCTTGGGTAGGTCTAGTTCACTGATAATCTTGGGTAGGTCTAGTTCACTGATATTCTTGGGTAGGTCTAGTTCACTGATAATCTTGGGTAGGCCTAGTTCACTGATATTCTTGGGTAGGTCTAGTTCACTGATAATCTTGGGTAGGCCTAGTTCACTGATATTCTTGGGTAGGTCTAGTTCACTGATAATCTTGGGTAGGTCTAGTTCACTGATATTCTTGGGTAGGTCTAGTTCACTGATAATCTTGGGTAGGCCTAGTTCACTGATATTCTTGGGTAGGTCTAGTTCACTGATAATCTTGGGTAGGTCTAGTTCACTGATAATCTTGGGTAGGCCTAGTTCACTGACATTCTTGGGTAGGTCTAGTTCACTGATAATCTTGGGTAGGTCTAGTTCACTGATAATCTTGGGTAGGCCTAGTTCACTGATATTCTTGGGTAGGTCTAGTTCACTGATATTCTTGGGTAGGTCTAGTTCACTGATATTCTTGGGTAGGTCTAGTTCACTGATAATCTTGGGTAGGTCTAGTTCACTGATATTCTTGGGTAGGTCTAGTTCACTGATAATCTTGGGTAGGCCTAGTTCACTGATATTCTTGGGTAGGTCTAGTTCACTGATAATCTTGGGTAGGTCTAGTTCACTGATATTCTTGGGTAGGTCTAGTTCACTGATAATCTTGGGTAGGCCTAGTTCACTGATATTCTTGGGTAGGTCTAGTTCACTGATAATCTTGGGTAGGTCTAGTTCACTGATATTCTTGGGTAGGTCTAGTTCACTGATAATCTTGGGTAGGCCTAGTTCACTGATATTCTTGGGTAGGTCTAGTTCACTGATAATCTTGGGTAGGTCTAGTTCACTGATAATCTTGGGTAGGTCTAGTTCACTGATATTCTTGGGTAGGCCTAGTTCACTGATATTCTTGGGTAGGCCTAGTTCACTGATAATCTTGGGTAGGTCTAGTTCACTGATATTCTTGGGTAGGCCTAGTTCACTGATATTCTTGGGTAGGCCTAGTTCACTGATATTCTTGGGTAGGCCTAGTTCACTGATATTCTTGGGTAGGC
The window above is part of the Procambarus clarkii isolate CNS0578487 chromosome 84, FALCON_Pclarkii_2.0, whole genome shotgun sequence genome. Proteins encoded here:
- the LOC138358512 gene encoding uncharacterized protein; the protein is MAWWVAVVSVVAGLCGLPVAAENINDTINDLFWPLTDVQEGRFFSYDKVTPFNASISFTIPLFSFTLPGANDFTASGLSTQSFAYLTFISLFLLGAFGVAVYTATHKAWLPGGREDSEAKYLQDSFLTNRVVESVLELPKVVDTRSCASLAICGAYADRHTYGYLAWPIRFLSQFTSGTAEETETEFQKAAKYGEEDGQDCLYEFPCLVQPLDLLLFMHDYWLGSE
- the LOC138358595 gene encoding periaxin-like is translated as MFRILNGIHHQIVTKLGLPKNISELGLPKNISELGLPKNISELGLPKNISELGLPKNISELGLPKIISELDLPKIISELGLPKNISELGLPKNISELGLPKNISELGLPKNISELGLPKNISELGLPKNISELGLPKIISELDLPKIISELGLPKNISELGLPKNISELGLPKNISELGLPKNISELGLPKNISELDLPKIISELGLPKNISELGLPKNISELDLPKIISELDLPKIISELDLPKNISELGLPKIISELDLPKNISELDLPKIISELDLPKNISELGLPKIISELDLPKNISELDLPKIISELDLPKNISELGLPKIISELDLPKNISELDLPKIISELDLPKNISELDLPKNISELDLPKNISELGLPKIISELDLPKIISELDLPKNVSELGLPKIISELDLPKIISELDLPKNISELGLPKIISELDLPKNISELDLPKIISELDLPKNISELGLPKIISELDLPKNISELGLPKIISELDLPKNISELDLPKIISELDLPKIISELDLPKNISELGLPKNISELGLPKIISELDLPKIISELDLPKNISELGLPKIISELDLPKIISELDLPKNISELGLPKIISELDLPKNISELDLPKIISELDLPKNISELGLPKIITFERLIIIGNLFNAFLG